CTTGACCTTGCCAGTCGAGCGCAGCAGCATGCCGATCCGCTCGGCGGCCTCGCGGGCCTGCTCTGGCGAGCGGATGTCGGGCTTGGTCCCGATCTCGACCAGCGGAATGCCGAGGCGATCCAGAGAATAGCGGACGCCGCTGTCGGTCTCCTCGACGCGCTGGGCCGACTCCTCCTCCAGCATCATGTCCTCGATGCCGACCGGCCCCTCCTCGGTCTCGATGACGCCCTCGTTGGCGACGAGGATGGTCCGCTGGAAGCCCGTCGTGTTCGAGCCGTCGACGACGATCTTCCGCATGACGTGGGCCTCGTCGACGACGGTCATGTCCAGCAGCTGGGCGATCTCCAGCGACGTGTCCATGGCCTCCCGATCCACGCGGTGGGGCGGCTCGTCGTCCTCCTCGACGAGGCAGGTGGTGTCGTAGGCTAGGTACTCGAACTCGCGGTCGACGCGGCTCTCCTCCAGTGCGGCGTCGTCGATCTCGCCGAGTTCGCTCTTGGTCGGATGGAGATAGCGGGTGAAGGTCCGGACGGCCTCCTCGGGCTCGCGCAGCTTCGTCGGACACTCGCAGAACAGCTTGGTCTCGGTGTCCAGTTGCTGGTGGATCTCCAGCCCGGCCACGAGACCGAGGTCCTCGTAGTCGTAGTCCTCACTCATTGGTTCCCGCTCGGAGCGCCTGACGCAAAAAACGCACCGTTCGGCCGCGGACGCGCCCCGGATTTTTGCCGTCTCGGACCGTCCTGCCGCGCATGGACGTGCGTCCCCTGGTACTCGCGCTGGTCGCCGTCACCGCCGGCTGCGGCGGGCTGGCGGGCCCCGACCGGGAGACGCCCACGCTCACGCCGGCGCCGGTCCCCGAACAGGGCGACGGCGGGGGGCTCGTAGCGACCGGGGTCGCAGCCGACGGCTCGATCGACGCCGGACGCCTGGCCCGCGCTCACGCGCGGGCGGTCGAGAACGAGTCCTACGCCTTCCGGAGCGCACGCGGGACCACCAGTACGCGGGCGAACCGGACGGCCCCGACCAGCCTGCAGCGGACCCTCAGCGTCGAGGGGCCGCACAGCTATCACTACTGGACCGATCGCCGCCTGGCCCGCATCGACGGCCGCCTGCGCTTCCTGGCCAACTACAGCGAGTACGCCGACGACGGCGTCGGATACGTCCGGTACACCACCGGCGCCGAAAGCGGCGTGACCTATCGGCCCATCAGCGGTGCGACCCCGAACCGATTCGTCTCGCT
This genomic interval from Halomicrobium urmianum contains the following:
- a CDS encoding DUF7537 family lipoprotein translates to MDVRPLVLALVAVTAGCGGLAGPDRETPTLTPAPVPEQGDGGGLVATGVAADGSIDAGRLARAHARAVENESYAFRSARGTTSTRANRTAPTSLQRTLSVEGPHSYHYWTDRRLARIDGRLRFLANYSEYADDGVGYVRYTTGAESGVTYRPISGATPNRFVSLATEPIRRHLALEDADVTAIRRDGQRYYEVEKARDQLVTGEPVENYTVTALIRPDGFVRSLSVSYVDPEQQRRAFRRFEYADVGETTVERPEWVSDARASIDSDGEDGPNATLGDGVTDGSDRRFAG